A single window of Danio rerio strain Tuebingen ecotype United States chromosome 15, GRCz12tu, whole genome shotgun sequence DNA harbors:
- the sostdc1a gene encoding sclerostin domain-containing protein 1a precursor, whose protein sequence is MYINAPESCNFMVLFCFLIRSGLTLKNDATEIFYSHVVSPVQDAQSNASLNRARSGGRGFSTHDRERIPVGCRELRSTKYISDGQCTSINPVKELVCTGQCLPAQMLPNWIGGYGKKSWNRRNSQEWRCVNDKTRTQRIQLQCQDGSTRTYKITVVTSCKCKRYSRQHNESGVKSEGYSHSQIKKQKSKVATRTES, encoded by the exons ATGTATATAAACGCACCAGAGTCGTGCAATTTCAtggttttattttgctttttaataaGGAGTGGTTTGACTTTGAAGAACGATGCTACGGAGATTTTCTACTCGCATGTGGTCAGTCCCGTTCAGGATGCGCAGAGCAACGCGTCTCTCAACCGCGCGCGCTCCGGAGGAAGAGGCTTCAGCACGCACGACAGAG AACGAATCCCAGTAGGCTGCAGAGAGCTCCGATCCACCAAGTACATCTCAGATGGCCAGTGCACCAGCATAAACCCTGTGAAAGAGCTGGTGTGCACAGGACAGTGCCTCCCCGCTCAGATGCTGCCCAATTGGATTGGAGGATACGGCAAGAAGTCCTGGAACCGCCGGAACAGTCAGGAATGGCGCTGTGTAAATGACAAGACCCGAACTCAGCGGATTCAGCTCCAGTGCCAGGATGGCAGCACCAGGACCTACAAGATCACAGTGGTGACCTCCTGCAAATGCAAACGATACTCGCGGCAACACAATGAATCAGGAGTTAAGTCTGAGGGATACTCTCATAGCCAGATCaaaaaacagaaaagcaaagTGGCCACCAGGACAGAAAGCTAA